The Liolophura sinensis isolate JHLJ2023 chromosome 12, CUHK_Ljap_v2, whole genome shotgun sequence genome segment TTTAGTTGAGACGAATCGCTCTGTGGAAGGACAGCATTGttgaaacttgttttttttggtctttttttttaatttttattctgttttttttttattcttatacTTACATCATCTCGTTAGTGTGGCTGCAATATTCCCATATCGTAGCGCAAAGCCTATCAGttagtcagtcaatcaatcaatcgatttATCCATCGATCAATCGATCCTTTCAATTATTGAATAAATCTGTATATGCCTTTATCGACCAATCTGTTGAACAAATGACTACTATAGTACCTAAAGGATATCAAGCTTCGAATATTGGCACTTTATACAGAATCGGCGTTGATTGGCTAACAGTAGAGATAGGgattcctgggttaaatcctgGAGCCCTAAaaacgcttgaataaatctgccgtACATAAAATTCAGCTTATTCTAGGCATAGCACGGACTTGCCTGTctttcacaccagccaatcagaatcgatccTGTGCCCCTTTAATAAATGCGAAACATTTGCAGATTTCCATACATATGTAAGTTCTCTACATTGTCCCCCACAGAACTACTTTTACTGTGTTTCGATCCAAGGAGTGCATGGGGAATATACTGTAGTACAGACGTCCATTGAGCAGATCTATATATACAGAGACGGAGCTGTTCTATGAATTATTAAACACTGTTTAATGTCAGTTTGAAATGTCACTGATGAATGTATATGCTGGGTCGGTTGATCCCAGGACGGGAGATGACGATAGCAGGGAGAGAATGGGATACTGTTACGGACAGTTACGTGCATTATCCAGCAGGTGTAGCAGGTGGGCGTCTGGACAGGGAATATCACGGACAAAGCCGGACAAAGCCGAACTCGTAATCCGGCTTTGTCCTACAATTCCTATTTGCAGGATGCTGGTCTACTCATGCGCACTAAACCTGCGGGTATGTACGTTTTAAGTGATAACGAAGGTGATAGCCATGGTTTCGTAATTAGGCCTCATCAATTTTTTTCGGAATACCTTTAATGCTCACAGCGAATATATGGTGAAAGGGTAGGTCTGTGATAGAGGGGTGCTGCAGATCACATAAATGCTTatacatacactcaaaaattattgtcttaattttaacagaaagtctgttgtcggAGTGATagcggaatacattctagcatcactcagacaaccgactttctgttaaaattaacagatacattttttgtgtgtacgACTCAAGTAAAATGGTACATTATTCAGCAGGGCCAGAAAGGTATGGGTCAGGTCGCTTTGTTGATTGGACTGGTACTATACCTGCGTGTCACCGATTGGTCAATAATAAAGATTTCTGGACCGAATGCTTGTTGAATGGTCAAAATCACTGCATTCCGATTGGCCAGGCAGAAGCTGAGAACTGGAAATATTCAACCGGTCCGTGGCTaacaaaatttgacaaaaataaacaaatcataacACAAAGATTGGTCACTGGGGCATGTGTTCACCAAACCTCTGCACGAAAGACTACATATGGAGCGCAATGTGTATAACACTTGTCACTCTATCACTACTCACGTTTTCTCGAATTTACCTGCCTTATACTACATACTGCGTGCTCATTTAAAAATGACGCAAAACAATTACTACAACCTCATTCTTcctgggcacataacttttcaaaaataaattaattaatacaaaatttcacacaaagttAGCTGAAATAGAATTAACCTTGGTATTCCCCTTACTTAATAATTGCACTTTGATTATATACCAAATGTAGGCTTAAGCCTTTATTTAACAGTAACACTTCTCCGATCATTTAATAATTATGGTGTTTTCTTGACACACAATAGATTCTCTTCACAATGTCAAATAACCGCAGTATGTATGTTCATGTTATAGACACATGACACGACACTCCCGTTGAACGATTGAAAAGACGGCATAGATTTAATCCCGCTAGGTGGCGccagtgtgaagcaggaccaaGAGCCATTGTTCCGTTAAAAAAGGATTGTAGCATAACGTCTACaccgttacaatgtatcagggtttttttttgttaacgtCAGACTGTTTTTAATGTGGCATTATCGTGATGAGCTGAAAacggaacatttgacgtcaataaatcGAGTTCAAAGTTCTGCTGTCGGGCGTTTTGCCTGTCTCCATTAGTAGATGCCTTCGTGCTATATATGCAAGCCACCCTTGAAATCTGTTACTTGTCAACGTTTAAAATTGATAAGAAGGAAATCCATATCAAATATTCaaatcagattttttaaaaccaGTTAACAGATttatgatcaaataaataaacaaaattaaatgtgagtcacactttttaaaattaattcccACATTTTACTCCAATAGTCGCATGAACATTGATTTGCAAAACGTATCACTTCCTTCTCCCTCCACACCAATTaagtgatttgtttgtttcagtttaaCGTCGTttaccacattacatgtatttatatgcagGTGGGGGCGTCCGTGGCCAAGGTGATTAGCgggccagcgcggcgcaatgacccaagagcctttcGCTAACGCGATCGCTttcagttcaagttcagctcatgctgtctttctcaCAGGCAGTACGTGGAAGgcctagcagcaacctgcggatgttcatgATTTTCTcctgggctatgcccggtttcctcccacaataatgcttgTTTAAGGGAAACATACGACGTGagaaaccagtcaaataaatcaataaataaatattgaaaacgTTGTCTCTGACGCGTTTCCGCCATACACGAGATTCCCACCAACTCTGGCCCAAAAGAGTGAAGCACTGACGTCATGCGTTTTGTTGCTAATATCAACGCGATCGTCATACAAGCAGTAACAAGAATGGCGCCGAAACATGTACGTCAACCTCCTCCTGCTGCGAATATGCAGAACTGTGAATATCCAAGCGAGATAAACGCGAGTACAAAGCGCCGAAAAAAGGCGGACAGAAAGGAGATTGGTGATTGTCTTGGACAAGAAGACCATATTGATAAGAAAGTGGTGAGTAAATTATATTGTTGTTCTACAGATCTACACCGTATGAAGTGTATAGGAGTAGACCTATCCCTACACACAATCATCATCGCTGTATTTTTCAGCGTGTATAATTTACTCCTAGTTAATTaggcattcacatgaacatttagaataaaatcgTAACTGAGATATATTTAGGATTAAGAGGATGTATATTTCTCCGGCTTCGTGTggccattttccagctatcacactgtcgcttTTGCTTTTGTcagcaaaagaaaaatgcaaactATGTACTCCATGTAGATAATTAAgaagatgatattttttataaatgtcattttattaaATCATGATCGTTTTCcatgcatgtaaaatgtataaaaggtCAACTGTATGCACTCATGCCACAATATGTGTTATGATTACGAAGGTATTAAATAAATGGATGTTTTCGATTGTTTTATTTCGATAGTGCATGCTGTACCGGTATTGCTTTTGAGAGCCAATATGTGCATGTCATGGCTAATCAAACAATCGTTTGTTTATGGTGAATCACTCCGAGAAATTGGTCAACCAGGCTGGGGTTGTATCTAAAATGCAAAGATTTTTTCAAAGATGTTATTTGTAAACTGATCTGACGGTGCAGATTCCTCTAATCTTTAGTAAATTTTCACATATTGTGTACATACGTGTTGTCTTTAcgcatgtatgttttgtttctctttcagGTGAGGACTGCAGGTGATGATGAACCAACCTTTCGTGTACCGGGTCCTAGAAAAAGACGAAAACGTCAAAGACCCTCCACTGATCCAGTATCACCTGGCCAACCTGTCGCCAAAAGAGGCCCTAGAGCAATTCAAGAAGAGGCCAAAAACGGTCCGGAAACCAAGAATGGCCGGACAGGTACCCCTATCATAGCGGAAGCCAAAAGGCGAGGCAAAGATCGAGGTGACACCAAGGGTTTTGAGACAAGATGGGAAACCAAAAATGTCCAACAAGGTACGCGCGCCATTGTGAAGGAAAACGGACGAGAGAAACATGGCGACCAACCCATGCGGGATGATCCAAGACCGGAAGTTAAGAATGCCCGGCAAGGTACGCCCACCATTGTGGAGGAAAACGGGCGACATAACCATAGCGATGACTCCATGAGGTCTCCGTCAACACCGGAACCAGGATCGGCACCGTCAGGTTTTCACCAGATCAGGGTGCCATACCTGAACGCTGAAGAAGTCAGGTATCGGAGGACGGTTGGGGGAATGGTGAAGATATTCGGAGAAGGAGAGTATGGATATGTGGTCAGAGGAGAGTACACTCCGACAGGTGCTGATGAAGCTGCAGACGTCGTGGCCAAGTACGTCAAGAACGGCAGATCGAGCTTAGGTGGCAGTCACTACGAAGCTCGGATGTTGGCGCATCTATCCGACACAGGGTGTGTGCCGAAAGTTTACGGTCTTTTGAAAGACGAAACGGGCAAGGGCGAACCTGCCATAGTGCAGGAATGTGTGGGTGGTGGGCTGAGCTTAGAGGACGTCCTTAAACTGAAAGCCGCTCAGTCAACGTGGGTGGAATTGTGTCTTCAGTCAGCCCAAGGCCCTGAAAAGATCCACGCCAAACATGTCCTCCTCAACGACATCAAAGCCGACAACATTTTGATGGCTTGTGCTCCTGGAGGAAACAACATTCGGTTCATCGACATGGGAATGGCTTCTTACAAGTGCGGGGTTCGCTTCCGGTCTGAAGCATCCATGGCCAGAAGCCATCACCTCGCACCGGAAGTGAGGGAATGCGGCGTGACCTCTGAACTATCGGATATCTACAGCTTGGGAAAGGTCATCGAAAGTATCGCCCTCAAGGCCAAGAATAAAGTGCTGCATGCCACTGGTCAGCTGATGACATGTGAGGATCCTTCTGAAAGATGTAGTTTACAAACGGTAATCGAACTTCTCAAAGAATTCGCCAGTCGGATGGCTCAAATCCGATCAGTTcatgaacagaataatctaTGACTTCATGTACACGATAGAATCATTTTAGCGGAGTTTATCGAATCATGCATGTCTACATTTAATTATGCACTCAAGAATGTCGCTCTGCCATGCACAATACAGACCTATACACGTTGGACGTATTTTATAATTACCGTATACTTAACTGTAGGGCATCTATAATCATATATAGTGGGTGATATGTGTGATCCACTTCATATAAAACACGActcaaatgagtaaataaatcatatccCCATATTTCAGGTTGTTGAACAATACTGTTTGTGCGATACCGTGTGATACACGCAGTCATGTCCAATTAACACAAGCCTTTCAAGTACATGCATTCcacaatgttataaatgaggttCTCTCCATGCAGAACCAGCTATGTACGACATGATAACTTTTCCAAGAACATCCAGTATGAGCTATACGTTTTTATCGTGCATATGATATGTTTATATAGCTGTagctgtaggtacatgtaaacaactgtGCATTGCTGATGTTTGGAGTAAGGTGTGATATTCAATCTATATTTGAAGATACATGTGATATAAGGTACGTACcctatataatttatttttcttgacaAGATTGTGGAACActgtgtttaaaataaaactggtcacatATCTGAAGTCCCTGTGATGGTGtttgttggtggtttatttttTAACTATAATGGTATTACTTTATGACAGTCTCGCTGTGCATGTAGGTCTGCTTACAAGTCAGACACTGTATATATAGGTATTTTGACTTGGCGCAGCATCAAAGGGAAAGCGCTAATAGGTTTATGCCAGTATGCCCGACCCAGTATtagggcatgtacatgtaccgggTGGTGGTGACACTGATACTGTCACCGCATCCTGTTGTGTTTCGCATCTTGTGTCGCATCATGTTTCGGTGAAGCAGAACGATTACAGTTTGAAGTCATTTGGACAGCAAACGAGACATGGGATAGTGAAATGATCTCCAAAATCTTAAAACGACGCGCAACTCGAACCGATATACAATGGAGGGGAAAAACAGACCTACTTATATTTACGCACAGATGTAGGGCCATGATGGTTATGAAGGTATGTTACCTCTAATCAGTAGCATGCTGCGTGAAATATACTCGCTCTTTCTTGCATCAATATATGTGTATTGGTATCGTATCTACTTTCCAAGATATAAGGCGACTTagaaacagaaatttaaaaatatggaaTGGAGATGAGAAGAGTTATCGTTCTTTTGTCCAGTTAACATTTATCGCAATCAAGGTATTGCGATGCGATATTGCACCATGCAACGACGAAGCAATGGAACAGAGCGACACTGGATGTAATACAGCAGTATGGAAGAGAGCACTGGACAAATGAAACCGAGCGAGTGTTGGAAATGCGAATGTTTGTTGGCCTGTACCGGTAGCCTACGTGTAAAAATTGATGTACAGAGTAACATGGAAACCGCTTACAGGCAGACAGTACTTTGGATTGCTTAATTTTACCTGATTTCTGAAAGCCTCCCAGATTACACCGGAACATCAGATGGAAATGCTATTTCGTTAAAACACAAGCTACCGCATTCTGATCagataatgaatgaataattgacATGGTATACGCCAAATAAATAGCATTACAAATACGCAGTGGTGGGAACAGTGGTGAGATTACAAAGAGTCTGTACATGGTTTTCACGTTTGGATGAATGCAAAACATGAAAGGtaattaaaaacatacataaagaACGTAGTAAAGCACACTTTAAGAACCAAACGTGAGGTCAAATGCTCAAAACTATTCTCAAGGTCATTTTACATATACCAGATCATACATATCAGACATGTAGAATAGGTGTGTGATTTAAAGGTAAGCTTTGGGGCCTTTGTAGCCGAGTggtttagcatgccagcatggagCACTGACCCTCTCGCTAGTGcgatcgccgtgagttcaagtccacctcatagtgtcttcctctccggccgtacgtgggatggtctgcgggtaacctgccgatggtcgtagTTTCCCCTCCAGGATTTAGCCATTTCCTCCCACTGGCCGCCgtcctacaagtgaaatatttttgagtacgccgtaaaacaccattcaaataaatgaataaagaaagaagaaaaagatttaaaatattcgtgttattattttcataatatcCATCTTCCCTATAGCCCTCTTCGCATCACCATATCGAAGAAACAGTTCAGAGCACGGTGTGATCAACCAGCCGGTACTTTGCCAAACAATTTCTGTAAACTTTGTTCCATCCAAGTATTTTTAAACAGGCCCGTTTaaaagcatgcatgcatgtattacTTAATGTCCAAGTACCCTATAAAAAGGTGGTATGAAATGCTTTCTGTATTGGTGACGTTGTCTCTGACACGTTTCTGCCATGCTATAGAGATTCGCACCAACACCTCTCTAAGGCAGTGAAGTGACGTCATAAAGCTTGACGTCATGCGTTCTGTTGCTAATATCAACGCAATCGTCACACAAACAGTAACAAGAATGGCGTCGAAAAGCGCACGTCAACGTTCTACTGCTGTTCTAATGCAGAATTGTGAATATCCAAGCAAAACAAACCCGAGTAGAAAGCGCCAAAGAAGGGCGGACAGAAAGGAGATTGGTGATTGTCTGGGACAAGAAGACCATATTGACAAGAAAGTGGTGAGTTAATTATATCATAGTTGTTCAAATCTACACCGTATAAAGTGTATAGGATTAGACCTAACCCTAGACCTAAATGTCTTTTTATCAAATCATGATCCTTTTTCATGCATGTCAAATGTATAATAGGTCAACTGGATGCACTCATACCGCAATATGTGTTATGATTACGAAGGTATTAAATAAATGGATGTTTtcgattgttttattttgatagtGCATGCTGTACCGGTATTGCTTTTGAGAGCCAATATGTGCATGTCATGGCTAATCAAACCATCGTTTGTTTATGGTGAATCACTCCGAGAAATTGGTCAACCAGGCTGGGGTTGTATCTAAAATGCAAAGATTTTTTCAAAGATGTTATTTGTAGACTGATCTGACGGTGCAGATTCCTCTAATCTTTAGTAAATTTTCACATATTGTGTATATACGTGTTGTCTTTAcgcatgtatgttttgtttctctttcagGTGAGGACTGCAGGTGATGATGAACCGACCTTTCGTGTACCGGGTCCTAGAAAAAGACGAAAACGTCAAAGACCCTCCACTGATCCAGTATCACCTGGCCAACCTGTCGCCAAAACAGGCCCAAGAGTAATTCAACAAGAGGCCAAAAACGGCCCGGAAACCAAGAATGGCCGGACAGGTACCCCTATCATAGCGGAAGCCAAAAGGCGAGGCAAAGATCAAGGTGACACCAAGGGTTTTGAGGCAAGATGGGAAACCAAAAATGTCCAGCAAGGTACGCGCGCCATTGTGAAGGAAAACGGACGAGAGAAACATGGCGACCAACCCATGCGGCATGATCCAAGACCGGAAGTTAAGAATGCCCGGCAAGGTACGCCCACCATTGTGGAGGAAAACGGGCGACATAACCATAGCGATGGCTCCATGAGGTCTCGGTCAACACCGGAACCAGGATCGGCACCGTCAGGTTTTCACCAGATCAGGGTGCCATACCTGAACGCTGAAGAAGTCAGGTATCGGAGCACGGTTGGGGGAATGGTGAAGATATTCGGAGAAGGAGAGTATGGATATGTGGTCAGAGGAGAGTACACTCCGACAGGTGCTGATGAAGCTGCAGACGTCGTGGCCAAGTACGTCAAGAACGGCAGATCGAGTTTAGGTGGCAGTCACTACGAAGCTCGGATGTTGGCGCATCTATCCGACACAGGGTGTGTGCCGAAAGTTTACGGCCTTTTGAAAGACGAAACGGGCAAAGGCGAACCTGCCATAGTGCAGGAATGTGTGGGTGGTGGACTGAGCTTAGAGGACGTCCTTAAACTGAAAGCCGCTCAGTCAACGTGGGTGGAAGTGTGTCTTCAGTCAGCCCAAGGCCTTGAAAAGATCCACGCCAAACATGTCCTCCTCAACGACATCAAAGCCGACAACATTTTGGTGGCTTGTGCCCCTGGAGGAAACAACATCCGGTTCATCGACATGGGAATGGCTTCTTACAAGTGCGGGGTTCGCTTCCGGTCTGAAGCATCCATGGCCAGAAGCCATCACCTCGCACCGGAAGTGAGGGAATGCGGCGTGACCTCTGAACTATCGGATATCTACAGCTTGGGAAAGGTCATCGAAAGTATCGCCCTCAAGGCCAAGAATAAAGTGCTGCATGCCATTGGTCAGCTGATGACATGTGAGGATCCTTCTGAAAGATGTAGTTTACAAACGGTAATCGAACTTCTCAAAGAATTCGCCAGTCGGATGGCCCAAATCCGATCAGTTcatgaacagaataatctaTGACTTCATGTACACGATAGAATCATTTTCGCTGAGCTTATCGAATCATGCATGTCTACATTTAATTATGCACTCAAGAATGTCGCTCTGCCATGCACAATACATGGGCAATCAGGAATATGACTAATTGCATTGCTTTCGCATGCActataatattgttttttttttttaaattatagaCCTATTCACGTTGGACCTATTTTAGAATTACCGTATACTTAACTGTACGGCATCTATAATCATATATCGTGGGTGATATCTGTGGTCCAATTCatataaaacacgaatcaaatgagtaaataaatcatatccCCATATTTCAGGCTGTTAAATAATACTGTTTGTGCGATACCGTGTGATACACGCAGTCATGTCCAGTTAACACAAAGCCTTTCCAGTACATGCATTCcacaatgttataaatgaggttCTCTCCATGCAGAACCAGCTATGTACGACATGGTAACTTTTCCAAGAACATCCAGTATGAGCTATACGGTTTTATCGTGCATATGATATGTTTATATAGCTGTAGCTGTAGGCACATATAAACAATTGTGCATTGCTGATGTTTGAATTAAGGTGTAATATTCAAtctatatttgaaaatatatgtgatataaGGTACGTACcctatataatttatttttcttgacaAGATTGTGGAACActgtgtttaaaataaaactgatctcATATCTGAAATCCCTGTGATGGTATTTGTTTGtggtttattttttaactttaatGGAATTACTTCACTAACTGGTTATTAAACTGAATGACAACCTCACTGTGCATGTTGTCAGACACCGTATATGTGGATATTTTGATCTAGGCGCAGCATCAAAGGGAAAGCGCTAGAAGGTTTATGCGATTATGCGTAGCCTAGGGTCAGGACATTTACAGGGTATGTTGTGTTTCGAATCTTGTGTCGCATcctgtttcagtgaagcagaacgATTATACCTCGAAGTTTTTTGGACAGCAAAAGAGACATGGGATAGGGAAATGATCTCCAAAAGCTCAACTGGAACTGTTATATAATGGAGGggcaaaaaaagagaaaaatctgCTTATATTTACGCATATATATAGGGCCATCCTGTAGCTGATGAAGGTTATGACGGTATCTTACCTGTAATCAGTAGCATGCTGGGTGAAATATACTCGCAATTTCTTGCATCAATATATGTCTAACTGCTTGAACCGTTGAGACAgaaggcctactatatcatttacaaggaactccagccaTCCTGCTTAAATAACCTATAGCTGGAGATGGTTCAGGTCGTGGCCTCCAGAGGGCTTGtgttggtgattttgacccatactgaatgtttacaaaattacattagGATTGTTgcacaactagattcatgctcagttcTTAAACAAATGGagataaatctaagcaccactgaggctgatcaaGGCGTttgactgtcgctggattttatgtttCAATTTTGTAGCGGCGGCTTCCCAGATGAAAGCCGGGCTGACCTAGATATCGCACCTATTACACGGTTTgtaatcaactgattttacgtctgtggtcacctgtaaatgatacagacctgtcccacaacactttgtgaaattgCCCTTCGGCTGCATGTAACTAAGTCGTTTTTAACggtctcaaaatgatgtcttatgcagtagttctatGCTATTATATGTCACTTGATGGAGTGAATGGGGAAGGTCACAGTTTAGGCTGTGCAATcggatagcaacgtgtttgattggatcaAATTCTCAAGATTTCTGCCTCGTCTTACAGAAGCCGTTTGTGcagttttgtcagtttgttccatatgttattcggtgaaatctcattaaaataataaagtatgatacctTTTAGAAAGcctgagtatcctgctttcgattgaaatatgttttagccaggagctgtcttgtcctttagtATTACCTGATTTCTGAAAAACCTCCCAGCTTGCACTGAAACAggaaatgaaaatgttatttcgTTAAAACACAAACTTCCACATTCTGATCagataatgaatgaataatcgATGTGGTTTACGCCCGATAAACGGTATTATAACTACGCAATGGTGAAAACAGGGATGAGGTTACAAAAAGTCTGTTAACGGTTTTCACCTTTGATTGAATGAGAACATATGAAGAtttcattttacttataccTTAGCATATGTCTGACATGTACAGATTAGACTTGTAATTAAAACATAAGagtttaaatattattattttttttttataatatccATATCTGCATTGAATCGCTTCCATAACCCCATCTCTTTATCACTGCATCGCATCGCCCCTCTCGCTCCATGGCTGCATTGTATCACCCCCATCGCTCTCATTGCTCCATAGCTGCATCACCCATACAATCTCTCCACCATAGCATATCGTCCCATGGGTGCATCGCATGGCTTCATCAAGTTATGATGAAACCTCAAACGCTTCATACCATCGCCATGAAAGTACGCAGTAACAAGTGAAAACAAGAGAGAAAATCAGTTCAGCTGGATTTTAAAAGGAAAGAAGTATTTCTGGTTGAAAGcacataatatatatgtgaGCAAAGAAATGAATTTCCACAGTGTAACGATTTCGTACACACTTAATATTAAAAGCACTCATACGCAAACCCAAGCAAGCGGACATTTgatcaaatcaatcaatgagATGGATTTCTAACAAAATGACATAACACTATAAAAATATTCCTTTACATTTTCTCAATGCCCTGAATCAAAGCATGATGAAAAACACCAGTTCCCGTATGTCTACAGGATTATTTTGGTTAACACTACACGCAAGTGTATCGTGAATCCTGAAGGAGACGCAGGCTGTTCTTCAGACTAGACAAATTGTCTGTCACCCGGTGGCTTCATACGGAAGTCTTTTGTTGTCATTGCGGGAAAAAATTGAGAGGAAAAAGGGTTGAAATGTGTCGAAGTTTCGACTTCCTTTTCAACtttattatgttaaaattttgactgtttTCTCCACATTTCGACATTTTCGACtctagaacattttttctagaGAAACCTCGA includes the following:
- the LOC135479743 gene encoding uncharacterized protein LOC135479743, with the translated sequence MASKSARQRSTAVLMQNCEYPSKTNPSRKRQRRADRKEIGDCLGQEDHIDKKVVRTAGDDEPTFRVPGPRKRRKRQRPSTDPVSPGQPVAKTGPRVIQQEAKNGPETKNGRTGTPIIAEAKRRGKDQGDTKGFEARWETKNVQQGTRAIVKENGREKHGDQPMRHDPRPEVKNARQGTPTIVEENGRHNHSDGSMRSRSTPEPGSAPSGFHQIRVPYLNAEEVRYRSTVGGMVKIFGEGEYGYVVRGEYTPTGADEAADVVAKYVKNGRSSLGGSHYEARMLAHLSDTGCVPKVYGLLKDETGKGEPAIVQECVGGGLSLEDVLKLKAAQSTWVEVCLQSAQGLEKIHAKHVLLNDIKADNILVACAPGGNNIRFIDMGMASYKCGVRFRSEASMARSHHLAPEVRECGVTSELSDIYSLGKVIESIALKAKNKVLHAIGQLMTCEDPSERCSLQTVIELLKEFASRMAQIRSVHEQNNL